A genomic window from Streptomyces broussonetiae includes:
- a CDS encoding alpha/beta fold hydrolase: MTDPAPSAVRIDVPGGKRVSHRDVAANGARFHIAELGDGPLVLLLHGFPQFWWTWRHQLVALADAGYRAVAMDLRGVGGSDRTPRGYDPANLALDVTGVIRSLGEPDAALVGHDLGGYLAWTAATMRPKLVRRLAVVSMPHPRRWRAAMLRDARQTAASSYIWGFQRPWIPERQLTADGGALVGRLIRDWSGPQPPEDEAVQTYQRAMCIPSTAHCSIEPYRWLVRSLARPDGIQFNRRMKRPVRVPTLHLHGSLDPVTRTRSAAGSGEYVEAPYRWRLFDGLGHFPHEEDPVAFSTELVNWLRDPEPDR, translated from the coding sequence ATGACCGACCCCGCACCTTCCGCCGTACGGATCGACGTTCCCGGCGGGAAAAGAGTGAGTCACCGGGACGTCGCCGCCAACGGCGCGCGCTTCCACATCGCCGAACTCGGCGACGGCCCGCTGGTGCTGCTGCTGCACGGCTTCCCGCAGTTCTGGTGGACGTGGCGGCACCAGCTGGTGGCACTCGCGGACGCGGGCTACCGGGCGGTGGCGATGGACCTGCGAGGCGTCGGCGGCAGCGACCGCACGCCCCGTGGGTACGACCCCGCGAACCTCGCGCTGGACGTCACCGGCGTGATCCGCTCGCTCGGCGAGCCGGACGCGGCGCTGGTCGGCCACGACCTGGGCGGCTATCTGGCGTGGACGGCGGCGACGATGCGGCCCAAGCTCGTACGACGCCTCGCCGTGGTGTCGATGCCGCATCCGCGGCGCTGGCGCGCGGCGATGCTGCGCGACGCCCGGCAGACGGCCGCCAGCTCCTACATCTGGGGTTTCCAGCGGCCGTGGATTCCGGAGCGTCAACTCACGGCGGACGGCGGTGCGCTGGTGGGCCGGCTGATCCGGGACTGGTCCGGCCCACAGCCTCCGGAGGACGAGGCGGTGCAGACGTACCAGCGGGCCATGTGCATCCCCTCGACCGCGCACTGCTCGATCGAGCCGTACCGCTGGCTGGTCCGTTCGCTGGCCCGCCCGGACGGCATCCAGTTCAACCGCCGTATGAAACGCCCCGTTCGGGTGCCCACGCTGCATCTGCACGGCTCACTGGATCCGGTGACCCGCACCCGCAGTGCTGCCGGTTCGGGCGAGTACGTCGAAGCCCCGTACCGCTGGCGGCTGTTCGACGGCCTGGGTCACTTCCCGCACGAGGAGGACCCGGTGGCGTTCTCCACGGAGCTGGTCAACTGGCTGAGGGACCCCGAACCCGACCGGTGA
- a CDS encoding phage holin family protein, translating into MSAPDGSPVGAERSIGQLFASATTEMSALVHDEIALAKAQLKQDVKRGAASGGAFTVAAVVLVFSLPMLNFALAYGIRTWSHWNLAICFVLSFAANVLVALLLALIGLVFAKKAKKSQGPRKVAASMKETAGVLQNAKPHPRAELPQDRTPAAIEAVARSSS; encoded by the coding sequence ATGAGCGCACCCGACGGCAGCCCGGTCGGCGCCGAACGCAGCATCGGCCAGCTGTTCGCCTCGGCGACGACCGAAATGTCGGCGCTGGTGCACGACGAGATCGCGCTGGCCAAGGCCCAGCTCAAGCAGGACGTGAAGCGCGGAGCGGCCAGCGGCGGTGCCTTCACGGTGGCGGCCGTGGTGCTGGTCTTCTCCCTGCCGATGCTCAACTTCGCCCTTGCGTACGGCATCCGGACCTGGAGCCACTGGAACCTGGCGATCTGCTTCGTGCTGTCCTTCGCGGCCAACGTGCTCGTGGCCCTCCTGCTCGCGCTCATCGGCCTGGTCTTCGCGAAGAAGGCCAAGAAGAGCCAGGGCCCGCGGAAGGTGGCCGCGTCGATGAAGGAGACGGCGGGCGTCCTGCAGAACGCCAAGCCGCACCCCCGCGCGGAGCTGCCGCAGGACCGCACCCCCGCGGCCATCGAAGCTGTGGCACGCTCGTCGTCATGA
- the nhaA gene encoding Na+/H+ antiporter NhaA — protein sequence MTAPRARTRTAPRKVLGRLSLPERAFVADALRTETVGGVLLLLAAVAALIWANIPALHHSYEAAADFHLGPGALGLNLSVAHWAADGLLAVFFFVAGIELKRELVAGDLRDLRAAVLPVIAALCGMAVPALVYTLTAVTGHGSTLGWAVPTATDIAFALAVLAVIGTSLPGALRAFLLTLAVVDDLFAILIIAVFFTDRLNFAALGGAVAALAVFWLLLRKGVRGWYVYVPLAVVIWALMYNSGVHATIAGVAMGLMLRCTTREGEEHSPGEHVEHLVRPLSAGLAVPVFALFSAGVKVSGGALQDVFTKPETLGVVLGLVVGKALGIFGGTWLTVRFTRASLSEELAWADVFAVASLAGIGFTVSLLIGELAFAGDTVLTDEVKAAVLVGSLIAAVCATVLLKIRNAKYRRLCAEEERDDDLDGIPDVYEQDDPAYHLRMAEIHERKAAEHRRIAAERAAAARHGLAEVTGGAGEESDRPA from the coding sequence GTGACCGCGCCCCGCGCCCGCACCCGCACCGCACCCCGCAAGGTCCTGGGCCGGCTGTCCCTGCCCGAGCGGGCCTTCGTGGCGGACGCGCTGCGCACCGAGACCGTCGGCGGGGTCCTGCTGCTCCTCGCCGCCGTGGCGGCGCTGATCTGGGCGAACATCCCCGCCCTCCACCACAGCTACGAGGCGGCCGCCGACTTCCACCTGGGCCCCGGCGCGCTCGGCCTCAACCTCTCCGTCGCCCACTGGGCCGCCGACGGGCTGCTCGCGGTGTTCTTCTTCGTCGCCGGTATCGAACTCAAGCGCGAGCTGGTCGCCGGGGACCTGCGCGACCTGAGGGCCGCCGTGCTGCCCGTGATCGCCGCGCTGTGCGGCATGGCCGTACCGGCGCTCGTCTACACCCTCACGGCTGTCACCGGACACGGCTCGACGCTGGGCTGGGCGGTGCCCACCGCCACCGACATCGCCTTCGCGCTCGCCGTCCTCGCGGTGATCGGCACCTCCCTGCCCGGCGCCCTGCGCGCCTTCCTGCTCACCCTCGCTGTCGTCGACGACCTCTTCGCGATCCTGATCATCGCGGTCTTCTTCACCGACCGGCTGAACTTCGCCGCCCTCGGCGGGGCCGTCGCCGCCCTGGCGGTCTTCTGGCTGCTGCTGCGCAAGGGCGTGCGCGGGTGGTACGTGTACGTGCCGCTCGCGGTCGTGATCTGGGCGCTGATGTACAACAGCGGCGTGCACGCCACCATCGCCGGTGTGGCGATGGGCCTGATGCTGCGCTGCACCACCCGGGAGGGCGAGGAGCACTCACCGGGCGAGCACGTCGAGCACCTGGTGCGGCCCCTGTCGGCCGGGCTCGCCGTACCGGTGTTCGCGCTGTTCAGCGCCGGGGTGAAGGTCTCCGGCGGGGCACTGCAGGACGTGTTCACCAAGCCGGAGACGCTCGGCGTGGTCCTCGGACTGGTCGTCGGCAAGGCGCTCGGGATATTCGGCGGCACCTGGCTCACCGTCCGCTTCACCCGCGCCTCGCTCAGCGAGGAGCTGGCCTGGGCCGACGTCTTCGCGGTGGCCTCCCTGGCCGGAATAGGCTTCACCGTCTCCCTGCTCATCGGCGAACTGGCCTTCGCCGGGGACACCGTCCTGACCGACGAGGTGAAGGCGGCAGTCCTCGTCGGATCGCTCATCGCGGCGGTGTGTGCGACGGTGCTGCTGAAGATACGCAACGCCAAATACCGCAGGCTGTGCGCGGAAGAGGAGCGCGACGACGACCTCGACGGCATCCCGGACGTGTACGAGCAGGACGACCCGGCCTATCACCTGCGCATGGCCGAGATCCACGAGCGCAAGGCCGCCGAACACCGGCGCATCGCCGCCGAGCGGGCTGCCGCGGCCCGCCACGGGCTTGCGGAAGTGACGGGCGGGGCAGGCGAGGAGAGCGACCGTCCGGCATGA
- the acs gene encoding acetate--CoA ligase — translation MSNESLANLLKEERRFAPPADLAAHANVTAEAYAQAKADRLGFWAEQARRLTWAKEPTETLDWSNPPFAKWFKDGELNVAYNCVDRHVEAGHGARVAIHFEGEPGDSRSITYAELKDEVSKAANALLELGVRKGDRVAIYMPMIPETAIAMLASARIGAAHSVVFGGFSADALATRIQDADAKVVITADGGYRRGKPSALKPAVDEAVEKAAGVEHVLVVRRTGQDVAWSDERDVWWHDLVGRQSAEHTPEAFGAEHPLFILYTSGTTGKPKGILHTSGGYLTQTAYTHWAVFDLKPETDVFWCTADVGWVTGHSYIVYGPLANGATQVMYEGTPDTPHQGRFWEIVQKYGVTILYTAPTAIRTFMKWGDDIPAKFDLSSLRILGSVGEPINPEAWIWYRKHIGADRTPVVDTWWQTETGAMMISPLPGVTTAKPGSAQTPLPGIGATVVDDEAHEVPNGGGGYLVLTEPWPSMLRTIWGDDQRFIDTYWSRFEGKYFAGDGAKKDDDGDIWLLGRVDDVMLVSGHNISTTEVESALVSHPSVAEAAVVGAADETTGQAIVAFVILRGTAAETEALVGELRDHVGATLGPIAKPKRILPVAELPKTRSGKIMRRLLRDVAENRQLGDVTTLTDSTVMDLIQTKLPAAPSED, via the coding sequence GTGAGCAACGAAAGCCTGGCCAACCTGCTCAAGGAAGAACGCAGGTTCGCGCCGCCCGCCGACCTGGCCGCGCACGCCAACGTCACCGCGGAGGCGTATGCACAGGCCAAGGCTGACAGGCTCGGCTTCTGGGCCGAGCAGGCCCGTCGGCTGACCTGGGCCAAGGAACCGACCGAGACGCTGGACTGGTCGAACCCTCCGTTCGCGAAGTGGTTCAAGGACGGCGAACTGAACGTCGCCTACAACTGCGTGGACCGCCATGTGGAGGCGGGGCACGGAGCCCGTGTCGCCATCCACTTCGAGGGCGAGCCCGGCGACAGCCGCTCGATCACCTACGCGGAGCTGAAGGACGAGGTCTCCAAGGCCGCCAACGCCCTGCTGGAGTTGGGCGTACGCAAGGGCGACCGAGTCGCCATCTACATGCCGATGATCCCGGAGACCGCGATCGCGATGCTGGCCTCGGCCCGGATCGGCGCCGCGCACTCGGTCGTCTTCGGCGGCTTTTCGGCGGACGCGCTCGCCACCCGGATCCAGGACGCGGACGCCAAGGTCGTCATCACCGCCGACGGCGGCTACCGGCGCGGCAAGCCGTCGGCGCTCAAGCCGGCCGTGGACGAGGCGGTCGAGAAGGCGGCGGGCGTCGAGCACGTGCTCGTGGTGCGCCGTACCGGGCAGGACGTGGCCTGGTCCGACGAGCGGGACGTGTGGTGGCACGACCTGGTCGGCCGGCAGTCCGCCGAGCACACCCCGGAGGCGTTCGGGGCCGAGCACCCCCTGTTCATCCTCTACACCTCCGGTACGACGGGTAAGCCCAAGGGCATCCTGCACACCTCCGGCGGTTACCTCACCCAGACGGCGTACACCCACTGGGCGGTCTTCGACCTCAAGCCGGAGACGGACGTGTTCTGGTGCACGGCCGACGTCGGCTGGGTCACCGGGCACTCGTACATCGTCTACGGCCCGCTGGCCAACGGCGCGACGCAGGTCATGTACGAGGGCACTCCGGACACCCCGCACCAGGGCCGGTTCTGGGAGATCGTGCAGAAGTACGGCGTCACGATCCTCTACACGGCGCCGACCGCGATCCGGACGTTCATGAAGTGGGGCGACGACATCCCCGCCAAGTTCGACCTGTCCTCCCTGCGCATCCTCGGCTCGGTGGGCGAGCCCATCAACCCCGAGGCGTGGATCTGGTACCGCAAGCACATCGGCGCGGACCGGACCCCCGTCGTGGACACCTGGTGGCAGACGGAGACCGGCGCGATGATGATCTCGCCGCTGCCCGGCGTCACCACCGCCAAGCCCGGCTCCGCGCAGACCCCGCTGCCCGGCATCGGCGCGACCGTCGTGGACGACGAGGCGCACGAGGTGCCCAACGGCGGCGGTGGCTATCTGGTGCTGACCGAGCCGTGGCCGTCGATGCTGCGCACGATCTGGGGCGACGACCAGCGGTTCATCGACACCTACTGGTCCCGTTTCGAGGGCAAGTACTTCGCCGGTGACGGCGCGAAGAAGGACGACGACGGCGACATCTGGCTGCTCGGCCGGGTCGACGACGTAATGCTCGTGTCCGGGCACAACATCTCCACCACCGAGGTGGAGTCGGCGCTCGTCTCGCACCCGTCGGTCGCCGAGGCAGCCGTCGTCGGCGCCGCCGACGAGACCACCGGACAGGCGATCGTCGCCTTCGTGATCCTGCGCGGTACGGCCGCGGAGACCGAGGCACTCGTCGGCGAGCTGCGCGACCACGTGGGCGCCACGCTCGGCCCGATCGCCAAGCCCAAGCGGATCCTGCCGGTGGCCGAGCTGCCCAAGACCCGCTCCGGCAAGATCATGCGCCGGCTGCTGCGCGACGTCGCCGAGAACCGCCAGCTCGGTGACGTCACCACGCTGACGGACTCCACGGTCATGGACCTGATCCAGACCAAGCTGCCGGCCGCGCCGAGCGAGGACTGA